A single window of Candidatus Binatia bacterium DNA harbors:
- a CDS encoding trypsin-like peptidase domain-containing protein gives MRPSAALSLLFVATVLQPLPAVAGGQAEVTDDLRRSVVVRTVEQVAPAVVAVYTERTVAESSPFRSNGSGDPMLDQFFAPFLGQQQQRRGAPQTHKERVSMGSGVVVDASGVVITNQHVIVGGDTIRVQLADNREFEAKLIGGDSDFDLAVLKLQTTSTFPFIPIGNDDSILIGETVIAIGNPYGLDHTVTTGVVSALGRTLQTDDALYQDIVQTDASINPGNSGGPLLDIRGRLIGINTAIHRDAQGIGFAIPIWRVRNVVDQILAHGSVLPTWIGIDVQDLTSELAAHFKVRAGSGVLVRGIEPDSPASRADIHTGDIITRVQGEPLGNTAQYERHARALASGETLRLGIVDQSGGEKQVTVEIASLPTDVVDRFAWDNVGVQVVTDGDNVTVKSVRRGSAAEKIGFATGDVLAAIGGREINTVDGFRREIGAARGSSSLLVSVVRGRRLYRVVVPLARSGRAGRNQDSQ, from the coding sequence ATGCGACCGAGTGCCGCACTGTCGTTGCTCTTTGTCGCCACGGTCCTTCAGCCCCTCCCCGCAGTTGCCGGAGGCCAGGCCGAAGTCACCGACGACCTTCGCCGCTCCGTCGTCGTGCGCACGGTGGAACAGGTCGCGCCGGCCGTCGTCGCCGTCTACACGGAGCGCACCGTCGCCGAATCGTCGCCGTTTCGCTCCAACGGCAGCGGCGACCCGATGCTCGACCAGTTCTTTGCGCCGTTTCTCGGGCAGCAGCAGCAGCGGCGTGGCGCCCCGCAGACTCACAAGGAGCGCGTGTCGATGGGCTCCGGCGTCGTCGTCGACGCATCGGGCGTCGTCATTACCAACCAGCACGTGATCGTCGGCGGCGACACGATCCGCGTCCAGCTCGCCGACAACCGCGAGTTCGAGGCCAAGCTGATCGGCGGCGATTCCGATTTCGATCTTGCGGTGCTCAAGCTGCAGACGACGTCGACGTTCCCGTTCATCCCGATCGGCAACGACGACTCCATCCTCATCGGCGAGACGGTCATCGCGATCGGCAACCCGTACGGTCTCGACCATACCGTGACGACCGGAGTGGTCAGCGCGCTCGGCCGCACGCTGCAGACCGACGACGCGCTCTACCAGGACATCGTGCAGACCGACGCATCGATCAATCCCGGCAATTCCGGGGGTCCGCTGCTCGACATTCGCGGGCGCCTGATCGGCATCAACACCGCGATCCACCGCGACGCGCAGGGAATCGGCTTTGCGATCCCGATCTGGAGAGTGCGAAACGTCGTCGACCAGATCCTCGCCCACGGCTCGGTGCTGCCGACGTGGATCGGCATCGACGTGCAGGACCTGACGAGCGAGCTCGCGGCCCATTTCAAGGTACGAGCCGGAAGCGGCGTGCTCGTGCGCGGCATCGAGCCCGACAGTCCCGCGTCCCGCGCCGACATTCACACCGGCGACATCATCACGCGCGTGCAGGGCGAGCCCCTCGGCAATACGGCCCAGTACGAGCGCCACGCGCGCGCGCTGGCCTCCGGTGAGACGCTGCGTCTCGGCATCGTCGACCAGTCGGGCGGCGAAAAGCAGGTCACCGTCGAGATCGCATCGCTGCCGACCGACGTCGTCGACCGTTTCGCGTGGGACAACGTCGGCGTGCAGGTGGTCACCGACGGCGACAACGTCACGGTGAAAAGCGTCCGGCGCGGCAGCGCGGCCGAGAAAATCGGCTTTGCGACGGGCGACGTGCTGGCCGCGATCGGCGGCCGCGAAATCAACACGGTCGACGGGTTCCGCCGCGAAATCGGCGCGGCACGCGGCAGCAGCAGCCTGCTCGTGTCGGTGGTCCGGGGGCGCCGTCTCTATCGCGTCGTCGTGCCGCTCGCGCGCAGCGGCCGGGCCGGGAGGAACCAGGACAGCCAGTGA
- a CDS encoding choice-of-anchor tandem repeat NxxGxxAF-containing protein, with the protein MCRTLSLLLLASLVLGLSPVPATAEFTVVAVGGDVPPRGTGAFAEELGTPVLDDHDEAAFPSNLRDNGFISGGGIFRSNGTAGDLTTIMLNGDPLPDLNGNLNQAVQADIHLVDTKDQVAAKVGLAGTLGGQLDNTAIYLDDGSGLVQLVRTNDLVPGGVGRFAVFSDISTNDAGQVAFLGSLRDTTDAQGLYRADKSGVTQIVRVHSPAPGSAFTLDLLGTGPLNSSGQMLFSGLDNSDQTNNGLFRGDGVSTVAIALFGGATPDGNGTYFVPATSGAINDAGQVAFVDTDLQNTQQGALDNAGVFRSDGTTAVTIARKGDLAPDQNGRYLQFVPVPLINASGQVLFQTSISGGSNGSNDGLFLADGSSASVVARINEDAPGGGRFSFLGPHALNDNGQVAFFAQIDLQDGGGIDDTSGLFLYDPLKGLVAVARNGQQLANLGPISAINFAGTLTAATTTEDGFNQAGHVAFRCFAGESVAVAIWSPSPPPVCGEPVTTGGSPKASDCLFILKVAVGSETCTPEDCVCNVNGDNHTTATDALLCLKKAVGQDVTLNCPC; encoded by the coding sequence ATGTGCCGAACGCTCTCGTTGCTGCTGCTGGCCTCACTCGTACTCGGCCTTTCCCCGGTGCCGGCCACCGCCGAATTCACGGTCGTCGCGGTCGGCGGCGACGTTCCGCCGCGCGGAACCGGTGCGTTCGCCGAGGAACTCGGCACGCCCGTCCTCGACGACCATGACGAGGCCGCCTTCCCGAGCAACCTGCGCGACAACGGTTTCATCTCCGGCGGCGGCATCTTCCGCAGCAACGGCACGGCCGGCGACCTGACGACGATCATGCTCAACGGCGATCCGCTGCCCGATCTCAACGGCAACCTCAATCAGGCCGTCCAGGCGGACATCCATCTCGTCGACACCAAGGACCAGGTCGCCGCGAAAGTCGGGCTCGCGGGCACGCTGGGCGGCCAGCTCGACAACACGGCGATCTACCTCGACGACGGCAGCGGCCTCGTCCAGCTCGTGCGAACCAACGATCTCGTGCCTGGCGGTGTCGGTCGCTTCGCAGTGTTCTCCGACATCTCGACGAACGACGCCGGGCAGGTGGCCTTCCTTGGAAGCCTGCGTGACACCACCGATGCGCAGGGGCTCTACCGCGCCGACAAGAGCGGGGTCACGCAGATCGTACGCGTCCACAGCCCGGCGCCCGGCAGCGCGTTCACGTTGGATCTCCTTGGCACCGGGCCTCTCAACTCCTCCGGACAGATGTTGTTCTCCGGACTCGACAACTCCGACCAGACCAACAACGGCCTGTTTCGCGGCGACGGCGTCTCGACTGTCGCCATCGCCTTGTTTGGCGGCGCGACACCGGACGGCAACGGCACGTATTTCGTGCCGGCGACGTCAGGCGCGATCAACGACGCCGGCCAGGTGGCCTTCGTCGACACCGATCTGCAGAACACGCAGCAGGGCGCCCTCGACAACGCCGGTGTATTTCGCAGCGACGGCACGACTGCGGTGACGATCGCGCGCAAGGGCGATCTCGCGCCCGACCAGAACGGCCGCTATCTGCAGTTCGTCCCCGTGCCGCTCATCAACGCGTCCGGGCAGGTGCTGTTCCAGACCAGCATCAGCGGCGGCAGCAACGGTTCCAACGACGGCCTGTTTCTCGCCGACGGCAGCAGCGCCAGCGTGGTCGCACGCATCAACGAGGACGCGCCAGGCGGAGGACGCTTCTCGTTCCTCGGTCCCCACGCACTCAACGACAACGGACAGGTCGCGTTCTTCGCGCAAATCGATCTGCAGGACGGCGGCGGCATCGACGACACGTCGGGACTCTTCCTGTACGACCCGCTCAAGGGCCTGGTCGCGGTGGCGCGCAACGGCCAACAGCTCGCCAACCTCGGTCCGATCTCGGCGATCAATTTCGCCGGCACGCTCACTGCTGCCACGACCACCGAAGACGGTTTCAACCAGGCCGGGCACGTCGCGTTCCGCTGCTTCGCGGGAGAGAGCGTCGCGGTCGCGATCTGGTCGCCATCCCCGCCCCCGGTATGCGGCGAACCCGTGACGACCGGAGGATCGCCGAAGGCGTCCGACTGCCTGTTCATCCTGAAGGTCGCCGTCGGCAGCGAGACCTGCACGCCGGAAGACTGCGTCTGCAACGTCAACGGCGACAACCATACGACTGCCACCGATGCGCTGCTGTGCCTGAAGAAAGCCGTCGGCCAGGACGTTACGCTGAACTGTCCCTGCTGA
- the lepB gene encoding signal peptidase I, giving the protein MDPGSSPLGEPSASRPPRASGGSLLGRLTTNVPFALVLVVIVAFRFGLVQTLRVSSINMAPTLAVEDRVVVRGYGADPVCGDVVVYRSPLDPDVQQVGRIIATAGQTVEMDGSGVRIDGHPATIPLPAVSGGNDRATPAAAGAQPCSADECDGDEAAAASVIGAEEVGDHLYFTRKAGALSALYFAARQVPAEHVFVLNDNRVDERDSRILGAIPLTAIVGVASFVYYASDETGIRWDRMNRRVS; this is encoded by the coding sequence GTGGATCCAGGCTCGTCGCCGCTCGGCGAACCTTCCGCTTCGCGGCCGCCTCGCGCGAGCGGAGGCTCCCTGCTCGGCCGGCTGACGACCAACGTCCCGTTCGCGCTCGTCCTCGTCGTCATTGTCGCGTTCCGCTTCGGGCTCGTGCAGACACTGCGCGTCTCGTCGATCAACATGGCGCCGACTCTGGCCGTCGAGGATCGCGTGGTGGTTCGGGGTTACGGAGCCGATCCCGTGTGCGGAGACGTCGTCGTCTACCGCTCGCCGCTGGATCCGGATGTCCAGCAGGTGGGCCGCATCATCGCGACGGCCGGCCAGACCGTCGAGATGGACGGGAGCGGGGTTCGCATCGACGGGCATCCGGCGACAATTCCGCTTCCCGCGGTTTCGGGCGGGAACGACAGAGCGACGCCGGCCGCCGCCGGCGCGCAGCCGTGCAGCGCCGACGAGTGCGACGGCGACGAGGCGGCAGCCGCTTCGGTGATCGGCGCCGAGGAGGTCGGGGACCACCTCTACTTCACGCGCAAGGCCGGCGCGCTCTCGGCCCTGTACTTTGCTGCCCGGCAGGTGCCCGCGGAGCACGTTTTCGTGCTCAACGACAACCGGGTCGACGAGCGCGACTCGCGCATCCTCGGTGCAATTCCGCTGACGGCCATCGTCGGCGTGGCCTCTTTCGTCTACTATGCGAGCGACGAGACGGGGATCCGCTGGGACCGCATGAACCGGCGCGTGTCCTGA
- a CDS encoding DUF1566 domain-containing protein translates to MRNFLATVMVVAIALAAKSTTAAAVCGDVNDNGKVTSADALAVLRKAVGQSVELICAQSSTPAQTGETVSHGPGSDGNVQAGTPRQFTDNGDGTVTDDATGLMWEKKDRSGGLHDVENTYSFSATGTDMDGTLATDFLAGINAGGGFAGHTDWRIPNVVELETIKNFGDGFNASTFAEFDSDCAASCTVADCSCTRLDSYWSSTTHANNPIEGWIVGFNGPGTDPAGKIGSFKPVRAVRNAN, encoded by the coding sequence ATGCGAAATTTCCTTGCAACCGTGATGGTGGTCGCCATCGCCCTCGCGGCGAAGAGCACCACCGCCGCAGCGGTCTGCGGCGACGTAAACGACAACGGTAAAGTCACGAGCGCCGACGCGCTGGCCGTGCTGAGGAAAGCAGTCGGCCAATCGGTCGAGCTGATCTGCGCCCAGTCCTCGACGCCGGCCCAAACCGGCGAAACGGTCTCGCATGGGCCCGGATCCGACGGCAACGTCCAGGCGGGGACGCCGCGGCAGTTCACCGACAACGGCGACGGCACGGTCACCGACGACGCCACCGGGCTGATGTGGGAGAAGAAGGACCGCTCCGGCGGGCTTCACGACGTCGAGAACACCTACTCGTTCTCGGCCACGGGCACCGACATGGACGGAACGCTCGCGACCGATTTCCTCGCCGGCATCAATGCCGGCGGCGGCTTTGCGGGTCACACCGACTGGCGCATCCCGAACGTCGTGGAGCTCGAGACGATCAAGAACTTCGGGGACGGATTCAACGCATCGACGTTCGCCGAGTTCGACTCGGACTGCGCGGCGTCCTGCACGGTGGCAGACTGCAGCTGCACGCGGCTGGACTCGTACTGGTCGTCGACCACGCACGCGAACAATCCCATCGAAGGCTGGATCGTCGGCTTCAACGGTCCGGGGACGGACCCGGCGGGGAAGATCGGAAGCTTCAAGCCCGTACGTGCGGTTCGCAACGCCAACTGA